Proteins encoded within one genomic window of Candidatus Eremiobacterota bacterium:
- a CDS encoding GAF domain-containing protein — MRKILVAVNDPTSIVTIRETLKSEWEIHVMTSGIDILKELTKKKYSFLLLQSELQGVNGWEVTKQLKSNQATLNIPVLFVLSPEYKAYETEFQADDYIVLPINGKELRWRIPLAINKCRNRERMTSRLRELQIVTQISRLPYSTLKIEEVLRTIVKILVTFLNAENIAIFIADDHEKLKFKAGEGNIPEGVFIKIGDFVAPRVLIMEEPLLIEDTSVNIECLEHTFFQQYAVGSLMSAPIIGKDKNMGMLILCNKKDGIFDRDDLMKLMYLTDHIAASISISEVFMRADSDLQHTISELTTLYDVSMALSSTLDQDQLLKLIIKDAKHAMKADVVSIMLLDPVLDALVIKYALGLSEDIIRETRVSRGSGISGRVFQNAEPVLLVDLDENDKGWVEKSKDVKSAISVPLKVRDHVRGVLNISKISRYNFNENDLKTLTNLANLASQAIEKSELYDNVRRSYQEMKDSYLSTVDALSKAIEAKDSYTHGHIERVTEYGLAIALELGSELLQDDIFRYALILHDIGKIEVPDSILKKTGPLTDEEYSIVKRHPIVGAKIIQPVKFLRKALLMVKHHQEFYDGSGYPDGLKGDEIPLGARIISVADALDAMLSDRPYRKALTLDQAKKELARCAGEQFDPGAVRACLSAIEKGLILEPLK; from the coding sequence ATGAGAAAAATTCTTGTGGCAGTAAATGATCCTACATCTATTGTGACAATTCGGGAAACCCTGAAAAGTGAGTGGGAGATCCACGTCATGACAAGCGGAATCGATATCCTCAAGGAGCTCACCAAGAAAAAATACAGCTTCCTCCTGCTTCAATCCGAGCTGCAGGGAGTGAACGGCTGGGAAGTCACCAAGCAGCTCAAAAGCAACCAGGCCACCCTCAATATCCCCGTGCTCTTTGTCCTGTCGCCCGAGTATAAAGCCTATGAGACAGAGTTCCAGGCCGACGACTATATAGTCCTGCCTATTAATGGTAAAGAGCTGCGCTGGAGGATCCCCCTTGCGATAAACAAGTGCAGGAACCGGGAGCGGATGACCTCACGCCTCAGGGAGCTCCAGATTGTCACGCAGATATCCCGCCTGCCCTATTCAACGCTGAAGATAGAGGAGGTCCTCAGGACCATCGTCAAGATACTCGTCACCTTCCTTAACGCGGAAAATATAGCCATATTTATCGCTGATGACCATGAGAAGCTGAAATTCAAGGCAGGCGAGGGCAATATTCCCGAAGGTGTCTTCATAAAGATTGGCGATTTCGTTGCGCCGAGGGTCCTCATCATGGAAGAGCCCCTCCTCATCGAGGACACGAGCGTGAATATCGAGTGTCTTGAGCATACCTTCTTCCAGCAGTATGCCGTGGGGTCCCTCATGAGCGCCCCCATAATAGGGAAAGACAAGAACATGGGAATGCTCATACTCTGCAACAAGAAGGATGGCATCTTTGACAGGGATGACCTCATGAAGCTCATGTACCTCACCGATCACATTGCCGCATCGATATCAATTTCCGAAGTGTTCATGCGGGCCGACTCGGATCTCCAGCACACCATCAGCGAGCTCACCACTCTTTACGACGTGAGCATGGCGCTCTCATCAACCCTTGACCAGGACCAGCTTCTCAAGCTCATCATCAAGGATGCCAAGCATGCCATGAAAGCCGACGTGGTCTCCATCATGCTTCTTGATCCTGTCCTGGACGCCCTTGTGATAAAATATGCCCTGGGCCTGTCGGAGGATATTATCAGAGAAACAAGGGTCTCAAGAGGCTCCGGGATATCGGGCAGGGTCTTCCAGAATGCCGAGCCCGTGCTCCTTGTGGACCTTGATGAAAACGACAAGGGATGGGTTGAAAAGAGCAAGGACGTCAAATCGGCAATCTCGGTCCCCCTCAAGGTGAGGGACCATGTAAGGGGAGTCCTCAACATCTCAAAGATATCCCGTTACAATTTCAATGAAAATGACCTTAAAACCCTCACAAACCTCGCGAACCTTGCAAGCCAGGCCATCGAGAAGAGTGAGCTCTATGATAACGTGAGGCGCTCATACCAGGAAATGAAGGACTCCTATCTGAGCACCGTTGATGCCCTCTCCAAGGCGATAGAGGCAAAAGACTCATATACTCACGGCCATATTGAGCGCGTCACCGAGTACGGCCTGGCAATAGCCCTGGAGCTTGGCAGCGAGCTCTTGCAGGATGATATCTTCCGCTATGCCCTGATCCTCCATGACATCGGCAAGATTGAGGTTCCCGACTCCATCCTGAAGAAGACGGGCCCCCTCACCGACGAGGAATATTCCATAGTGAAGCGCCATCCCATCGTGGGCGCGAAAATAATACAGCCGGTAAAGTTCCTCCGGAAAGCCCTTCTGATGGTGAAGCATCACCAGGAGTTTTACGACGGCTCGGGCTATCCCGACGGGCTGAAAGGTGATGAGATTCCCCTTGGCGCAAGAATCATCTCTGTTGCTGACGCCCTTGATGCAATGCTTTCCGACAGGCCTTACCGGAAAGCCCTTACCCTTGATCAGGCCAAGAAGGAGCTTGCCCGGTGCGCAGGCGAGCAGTTTGACCCCGGGGCCGTGAGAGCCTGCCTCTCTGCCATTGAAAAGGGCCTCATCCTTGAGCCCCTGAAGTAG
- a CDS encoding DUF4129 domain-containing protein — protein MSARSHFLFIIIVFTIMLLCPVPGICQENESTGPKADPALKQEQPRKALHEEPGQLLDGIFSRKEFWWKHKKPTLANPFMERLAKGIRDFIEWLQNILKKLFPPRHGSPPRANPSLLKWIANFFIIALIAGALYFLYPVVKSLVKTIKEYQAGKGAVLTTRSLEKLLVEDPEVLPQWETLRTKGNDALGRNELRKGIRLFYLALLSYLNDRNVLKYGPGITNTEYLKQIPGNVPMHGDFRSITLTFDRVWYGRAVPESRDVRGYVAICTRILEGAAIEKAH, from the coding sequence GTGAGCGCCAGGAGCCATTTCCTTTTTATTATTATAGTATTCACCATCATGCTTCTCTGCCCTGTACCCGGCATCTGTCAGGAGAATGAGAGCACCGGCCCCAAGGCAGACCCCGCCTTGAAGCAGGAGCAGCCCCGGAAAGCCCTCCATGAAGAGCCCGGACAGCTTCTGGACGGTATTTTTTCAAGGAAGGAGTTCTGGTGGAAGCATAAGAAGCCCACCCTTGCCAACCCTTTTATGGAGAGACTCGCCAAAGGGATAAGGGATTTCATTGAATGGCTTCAGAATATTCTGAAGAAGCTTTTTCCCCCCCGCCATGGCTCCCCGCCCCGCGCGAATCCATCGCTTCTCAAGTGGATAGCCAATTTTTTCATCATCGCGCTGATAGCGGGGGCTCTTTATTTCCTTTACCCTGTGGTGAAGTCTCTTGTGAAGACCATCAAGGAATACCAGGCCGGGAAAGGGGCCGTCCTCACCACGAGAAGCCTGGAAAAGCTCCTTGTGGAGGATCCTGAGGTGCTGCCTCAATGGGAAACGCTCAGGACCAAGGGAAATGATGCTCTTGGCCGCAATGAATTGCGCAAAGGCATCCGCCTCTTCTACCTGGCCCTTCTCTCTTATCTCAACGACAGGAACGTGCTGAAATACGGCCCCGGTATCACCAATACCGAGTATCTGAAGCAGATTCCCGGAAATGTGCCTATGCATGGGGATTTCCGCTCTATCACGCTCACTTTTGACCGCGTCTGGTATGGCCGGGCCGTGCCGGAATCGAGAGACGTGAGGGGATACGTGGCCATATGCACCAGAATTCTGGAGGGAGCAGCCATTGAAAAAGCACATTAA
- a CDS encoding MoxR family ATPase, which yields MEKSAQAIQDTFGKISAEITKVLVGQKAVIEQILACLLAGGHMLLEGVPGTAKTLLSRTLAHTIGGEFRRIQFTPDLMPSDVMGTEVFTMATSSFELKKGPIFTDILLADEINRTPPKTQSALLECMQERTTSIAGKTYTLSPVFTVLATQNPIEYEGTYPLPEAQLDRFMLKLLIQYPSPDEELQIYRRYEKGEDLMNLKALGVAHVVSLDEVMHCRESISTIRVEEDILKYISSIIQKTREMPKLSLGGSPRAGISLLQVSRSLAAIRGKDYLSPDEVKEMAPPVLRHRLIVTPEAQVEGVTQDKVVNEILAMVKVPR from the coding sequence ATGGAAAAGAGTGCACAAGCTATCCAGGATACCTTTGGAAAGATATCGGCTGAGATCACCAAGGTGCTCGTGGGGCAGAAAGCCGTGATTGAGCAGATACTTGCCTGTCTTCTCGCAGGGGGGCACATGCTCCTTGAGGGAGTCCCCGGCACTGCAAAGACGCTTCTTTCAAGGACTCTGGCCCACACTATCGGCGGTGAGTTCCGGAGGATCCAGTTCACCCCCGATCTGATGCCTTCCGATGTGATGGGCACGGAAGTATTTACAATGGCCACGAGTTCCTTTGAATTGAAGAAAGGGCCCATATTTACCGACATCCTGCTTGCCGACGAGATAAACAGGACCCCCCCCAAGACGCAGAGCGCCCTGCTGGAGTGCATGCAGGAGAGGACCACGTCAATCGCCGGGAAAACCTATACCCTCTCGCCGGTCTTCACGGTCCTTGCCACGCAGAACCCCATTGAATACGAGGGCACGTACCCTCTTCCCGAGGCACAGCTGGACCGTTTCATGCTCAAGCTTCTGATACAATACCCCTCACCTGACGAAGAGCTCCAGATCTACCGCAGGTATGAGAAGGGGGAAGATCTGATGAACCTTAAGGCCCTCGGAGTTGCCCATGTGGTCTCCCTCGACGAGGTCATGCACTGCAGGGAATCGATCAGCACGATACGCGTGGAGGAGGATATTCTGAAATACATCTCGTCGATCATCCAGAAGACAAGGGAGATGCCAAAGCTTTCCCTTGGAGGGAGCCCCCGGGCAGGGATATCGCTGCTGCAGGTGTCGCGCTCTCTGGCGGCTATAAGGGGCAAGGACTATCTCTCTCCTGACGAGGTGAAGGAGATGGCGCCCCCCGTGCTGCGGCACCGTCTTATTGTCACCCCTGAGGCACAGGTCGAGGGCGTCACGCAGGACAAGGTGGTCAATGAAATTCTTGCAATGGTGAAGGTACCGCGATGA
- a CDS encoding ankyrin repeat domain-containing protein, whose protein sequence is MRVTIVLIALTLVLAVAHGAFAGEIHDACKAGDLAKVKALLAKDPSLLQAKTEEGKSPLHMATGWGKIEIVVYLLGAGADINALNNNGGTPLHVAASQNQPECARILLAKGAKVDGLRREGGMTPLMIAIMKGNYDVAAVLVQSGANVNLPMANGVTPLQAAVRKGDTRMAELLKGKGAK, encoded by the coding sequence ATGCGGGTAACCATCGTGCTGATTGCTTTAACGCTTGTGCTGGCAGTGGCTCACGGGGCTTTTGCCGGGGAGATCCATGATGCCTGCAAGGCGGGGGACCTTGCGAAAGTGAAGGCCCTTCTCGCAAAAGATCCCTCGCTGCTCCAGGCGAAGACCGAGGAGGGGAAATCACCTCTCCACATGGCGACAGGGTGGGGGAAGATCGAGATAGTCGTTTACCTGCTCGGCGCAGGCGCCGATATCAATGCCCTGAACAATAACGGCGGCACGCCCCTCCACGTGGCGGCTTCGCAGAACCAGCCGGAATGCGCCAGAATCCTTTTAGCAAAGGGAGCCAAGGTGGACGGCCTGAGGAGGGAGGGCGGCATGACGCCTCTCATGATTGCGATTATGAAGGGAAATTATGACGTTGCTGCAGTGCTTGTCCAGAGCGGAGCCAATGTGAACCTTCCCATGGCCAATGGAGTGACGCCTCTTCAGGCCGCGGTAAGGAAAGGCGACACCAGGATGGCTGAATTGCTGAAAGGCAAGGGGGCGAAGTAG
- a CDS encoding DUF4350 domain-containing protein: MKKHIKALAVVAVIMVVFTMLLLVAEDRRYTQEWTPLHLDPSDAGRGGSKALFLLLGQAGRQPVKVQCDKFKWRGGEELPGGLFFSLPGVAVEKKDLKDITGYVESGGVLLFVPYRQDVLLESLGIKYVFPKAFRSDAKILPCSPLLAPLTRIAVEGKGARLSGVPGSQRLIEDQEGAVLATFPKGQGALYVLADPWVFSNDALDREQNADLALFLLARERPAFLVYSEEAPSIARKLLGNRTVRLMVLALFVLGLLYVLSRNVRNYEVLEPATRKERLQMEFVEAMAGFYRRFGASHIALESAYRRGLNLFTQRGATLQVKKLSEALTFIPHLSEAERNECRSAIAAVEAELASEESPRDAQRSLKLFQDLQLSLEIMRKNMLL, translated from the coding sequence TTGAAAAAGCACATTAAGGCTCTTGCCGTGGTAGCGGTGATAATGGTGGTTTTCACCATGCTGCTCCTTGTCGCGGAAGATCGCCGCTACACCCAGGAATGGACTCCTCTCCATCTTGATCCTTCAGATGCGGGACGGGGGGGATCAAAGGCCCTTTTTCTCCTTCTGGGTCAGGCAGGCCGTCAGCCGGTAAAGGTGCAGTGTGACAAGTTCAAATGGCGCGGCGGGGAAGAGCTGCCGGGGGGCCTCTTTTTCTCTCTTCCAGGAGTTGCCGTGGAAAAGAAGGACCTGAAGGATATCACTGGCTACGTGGAGAGCGGCGGGGTTCTTCTCTTTGTTCCCTACAGGCAGGACGTGCTGCTGGAGAGCCTGGGCATCAAGTACGTGTTCCCCAAGGCCTTCAGGAGCGATGCGAAGATTCTTCCCTGTTCTCCCCTTCTTGCACCTCTCACCAGGATAGCTGTGGAAGGCAAAGGGGCCAGGCTTTCAGGGGTTCCCGGGTCCCAGAGGCTCATTGAGGATCAGGAGGGAGCCGTCCTTGCCACCTTTCCCAAGGGTCAGGGAGCCCTGTACGTGCTTGCCGACCCCTGGGTCTTCTCCAATGACGCCCTTGACAGGGAGCAGAATGCCGACCTCGCCCTCTTCCTCCTGGCGAGGGAGCGCCCCGCGTTCCTGGTTTACTCCGAGGAGGCACCTTCCATCGCGAGGAAACTCCTGGGGAACAGGACCGTGCGCCTCATGGTGCTTGCCCTTTTCGTCCTGGGGCTTTTGTACGTGCTCTCCAGGAATGTGCGCAACTACGAGGTGCTTGAGCCGGCCACGAGGAAGGAGCGCCTCCAGATGGAGTTCGTTGAGGCTATGGCCGGATTTTACCGGCGTTTCGGCGCGTCGCACATTGCCCTTGAGTCGGCTTACCGGAGGGGGCTGAATCTCTTCACCCAGAGGGGAGCCACTCTACAGGTGAAAAAGCTTTCAGAGGCCCTCACCTTTATCCCCCATCTTTCCGAAGCTGAGCGGAATGAGTGCAGGTCGGCCATCGCCGCCGTTGAAGCTGAGCTTGCATCGGAGGAAAGCCCTCGCGATGCTCAGAGGTCGCTGAAGCTTTTCCAGGACCTGCAGCTGTCTCTTGAGATAATGAGAAAGAACATGCTTTTATAA